Proteins from a single region of Cystobacter fuscus DSM 2262:
- a CDS encoding alpha-1,4-glucan--maltose-1-phosphate maltosyltransferase: MSERIGSTVIENVRPQLDAGRWAVKRVEGESLVVQADIFKEGHDVLVAVVRWRQSAPKPQATEWAEIPMVAKGNDLFEASVPLLSNGRYEYTVEAWPDFFATWVSELKRKVDAGRDVKSELLEGAAMLRGHAERAEKAGSPEHARHFLEAAKLFDAGMNHRAIAAAMDPTLLQTASAYADRSVATRYERVLEVFVDREKARYGSWYEFFPRSAVRDGRTHGTFKDAEKWLPYVRDMGFDVIYLPPVHPIGLKARKGKNNSLTAGPDDVGSPWAIGGAEGGHKAIHPQLGTLEDFARFVKEANAHGIEIAMDLAYQCSPDHPYVKEHPEWFLHRPDGTIKTAENPPKRYEDIVNFDWLGPARDTLWPELKSVVMHWVNQGVRIFRVDNPHTKPMQFWAWMIREVQTERPDVVFLAEAFTRPKVMKALAKLGFQQSYTYFTWRNFKQEMEEYLEEITSPPVSDYMRGNLWPNTPDILPEFLQRSGPAGFRLRAAMAATLSSVWGMYCGYEFCDGTPVAPGKEEYLDSEKYQLKAWNPEQPGNIRDYIARLNGIRQRHRAFQLYDNLRFFPSENEQVMSYLKRTPDGTSQVLVAVSFDPFNAQESVLHVPLEELGIAPDETYQVHELMTDTRGLWQGPTAHVRLTPEQPASIWAIYRFRRSEQAFDYYE, encoded by the coding sequence ACGATGTCCTGGTGGCGGTGGTGCGCTGGAGGCAATCCGCGCCCAAGCCCCAGGCGACGGAGTGGGCCGAGATCCCCATGGTGGCCAAGGGCAACGACTTGTTCGAGGCCTCGGTGCCGCTCTTGAGCAACGGCCGCTACGAGTACACGGTGGAGGCCTGGCCGGACTTCTTCGCGACGTGGGTGTCCGAGCTCAAGCGCAAGGTGGACGCGGGCCGCGACGTGAAGAGCGAGCTGCTCGAGGGCGCCGCGATGCTGCGCGGCCACGCCGAGCGCGCCGAGAAGGCCGGCAGTCCCGAGCACGCCCGGCACTTCCTCGAGGCGGCGAAGCTCTTCGACGCGGGGATGAACCACCGCGCCATCGCCGCGGCCATGGACCCCACCCTGCTCCAGACGGCCTCGGCGTACGCGGACCGCTCGGTCGCCACGCGCTATGAGCGGGTGCTCGAGGTCTTCGTGGACCGGGAGAAGGCGCGCTACGGCTCCTGGTACGAGTTCTTCCCGCGCTCGGCGGTGCGCGACGGGCGCACGCACGGCACGTTCAAGGACGCGGAGAAGTGGCTGCCCTACGTGCGCGACATGGGCTTCGACGTCATCTACCTGCCGCCGGTGCACCCCATCGGCCTCAAGGCGCGCAAGGGCAAGAACAACAGCCTCACCGCCGGCCCCGACGACGTGGGCAGCCCCTGGGCCATCGGCGGCGCCGAGGGCGGCCACAAGGCCATCCACCCCCAGCTCGGCACGCTCGAGGACTTCGCGCGCTTCGTGAAGGAGGCCAACGCCCACGGCATCGAGATCGCCATGGATCTGGCCTATCAGTGCTCGCCGGACCACCCCTACGTGAAGGAACACCCCGAGTGGTTCCTCCACCGGCCCGACGGCACCATCAAGACGGCGGAGAACCCGCCCAAGCGCTACGAGGACATCGTCAACTTCGACTGGCTCGGCCCCGCGCGCGACACGCTGTGGCCGGAACTCAAGAGCGTCGTCATGCACTGGGTGAACCAGGGCGTGCGCATCTTCCGCGTGGACAACCCGCACACCAAGCCCATGCAGTTCTGGGCGTGGATGATCCGCGAGGTGCAGACCGAGCGCCCCGACGTCGTCTTCCTCGCCGAGGCGTTCACCCGCCCCAAGGTGATGAAGGCCCTGGCCAAGCTCGGCTTCCAGCAGTCGTACACCTACTTCACCTGGCGCAACTTCAAGCAGGAGATGGAGGAGTACCTGGAGGAGATCACGAGCCCGCCCGTGTCCGACTACATGCGCGGCAACCTCTGGCCCAACACGCCGGACATCCTCCCCGAGTTCCTCCAGCGCAGTGGCCCCGCGGGCTTCCGGCTGCGCGCCGCCATGGCCGCCACGCTCTCGAGCGTGTGGGGCATGTACTGCGGCTACGAGTTCTGTGACGGCACCCCCGTGGCGCCGGGCAAGGAGGAGTACCTCGACTCGGAGAAGTACCAGCTCAAGGCGTGGAATCCGGAGCAGCCGGGCAACATCCGCGACTACATCGCCCGGCTCAATGGCATCCGCCAGCGCCACCGCGCCTTCCAGCTCTACGACAACCTGCGCTTCTTCCCCTCGGAGAACGAGCAGGTCATGTCGTATCTCAAGCGCACCCCGGACGGCACGAGCCAGGTGCTGGTGGCGGTGAGCTTCGATCCCTTCAACGCGCAGGAATCCGTGCTGCACGTGCCCCTGGAGGAGTTGGGGATCGCCCCCGACGAGACGTACCAGGTGCATGAGTTGATGACGGACACGCGCGGCTTGTGGCAAGGACCCACGGCGCACGTGCGGCTCACGCCCGAGCAGCCCGCGTCGATCTGGGCCATCTACCGCTTCCGCCGCAGTGAGCAAGCGTTCGACTACTACGAATAA